From a single Brassica rapa cultivar Chiifu-401-42 chromosome A01, CAAS_Brap_v3.01, whole genome shotgun sequence genomic region:
- the LOC103871407 gene encoding protein FRA10AC1, whose protein sequence is MASSATIRSEIYDREERKQQYQAHIRGLNAYERHKKFLKDYVRFYGKDKPTEVKLPVKTDHDTLREGYRFIRSEEDDLNPSWEQRLVKRYYDKLFKEYCIADMSRYKTGQMGLRWRTEKEVMSGKGQFMCGSKQCHEIEGLASYEVNFSYHEAGEHKQALVKLVTCERCAEKLYYKRRKDAERSESKEKKKQKRKRNRSSSEDDTEEEERQKGKKNKSKLEGGEREGKDDENFDEFMEGMFPGKGDN, encoded by the exons ATGGCTTCTTCGGCAACTATCAGATCTGAAATTTACGACCGAGAAGAACGCAAGCA GCAATACCAAGCGCACATTCGTGGCCTCAACGCTTATGAACGACACAAGAAGTTCTTGAAAGACTACG TTCGTTTCTATGGCAAGGACAAGCCGACAGAAGTCAAGCTTCCGGTTAAAACCGACCACGACACACTTAGAGAAGGTTACCG GTTTATACGTtctgaagaagatgatttaAACCCTTCTTGGGAGCAAAGGCTGGTGAAGCGATACTATGATAAGCTTTTTAAGGA ATACTGTATAGCTGACATGTCAAGATACAAGACTGGTCAG ATGGGTTTAAGATGGAGAACGGAAAAGGAAGTTATGTCAGGCAAAG GGCAGTTTATGTGTGGGAGCAAACAGTGTCATGAAATAGAAGGGTTAGCGAGCTATGAG GTGAATTTTTCTTATCATGAAGCTGGAGAACACAAACAAGCCCTTGTTAAACTCGTAACTTGTGAGAG ATGTGCTGAGAAGCTttactacaaaagaagaaaggatGCTGAAAGATCAGAgagtaaagaaaagaaaaagcagAAACGTAAACG GAATCGGTCAAGCAGTGAAGATGACACAGAGGAAGAGGAAAGGCAAAAAG GAAAAAAGAACAAGTCCAAGCTGGAAGGTGGTGAGAGAGAAGGCAAGGATGATGAAAACTTCGACGAATTCATGGAAGGAATGTTTCCGGGGAAGGGTGATAATTAG
- the LOC103871426 gene encoding uncharacterized protein LOC103871426, translating into MEPELEPVALTPQKQDNAWKHCEIYKYGDRLQMRCLYCRKMFKGGGITRVKEHLAGIKGQGVICDQVPEDVRLFLRQCIEGTVRRQRKRRHSTSAEPESLPALPPCEAEPMMMVVQSDANNGFTSPESTEVVVQEGRTKQRPYRRKKAAFLENGGSSNNNGLIGTDMDNNLVPVAISSVKNIVHPASKDRENAVHMAVGRFLFGIGADFDAVNSANLQPMIDAIASGGYGVSAPTHGDLRGWILKSCVEETTREVEECKAMWKRTGCSVLVEELSSDHNGLKVLNFLVYCPEKTVFLKSVDASEILSCPDKLFERLREVVEEVGSTHVVQVITKSEDHYAAAGKKLMVEYGSLYWVPCAAHCLDNMLEEFGKLGWISETIERARAITRFIYNRSDVLNIMRKFTCGNDIVDPLFSASATCFATLGRIAELKANLQAMVTSPEWNESVHLNEASGLAMTATIDDEAFWKAIAMVNDLVGPLLRVLKIACSEKRPGMGYVYAALYRAKEAIKRDLVNKEDYMVYWRTIDQWWEQQQHVQLYGAGFFLNPKFFYTASEEMRGEMVQFLVDCIERLVPDKDIQDKFGKELNSYKNALGVFGRNLAIRARDTMLPAEWWSTYGESCLNLSRFAIRILSQTCSSSVGCRRNLIPVDQIYQSKNSIEQKRLSDLVFVQYNMRLKQLESESGDETLDPLSHSRMDVLKEWVSRDEACVEENGNSDWKSLESVKRSLVPTMDETDNLGSGFDDPEIFKVEKEVRDEGYFTNTSEKAFT; encoded by the exons ATGGAACCGGAGTTGGAACCTGTAGCTCTCACACCTCAGAAGCAAGACAATGCGTGGAAGCACTGTGAAATCTACAAATACGGCGACCGGCTCCAGATGAGGTGCCTCTACTGTCGCAAAATGTTCAAAGGCGGCGGTATCACGAGGGTCAAGGAGCATCTCGCTGGCATCAAGGGACAAGGCGTGATCTGCGACCAAGTTCCCGAAGATGTTAGGCTCTTCTTGCGGCAGTGCATCGAAGGAACCGTGAGACGTCAGAGGAAGAGACGCCATTCCACCTCAGCTGAGCCTGAGTCTTTGCCTGCTTTGCCTCCTTGTGAAGCTGAGCCGATGATGATGGTGGTTCAGTCTGATGCCAACAACGGTTTCACCTCGCCGGAGAGTACCGAAGTAGTCGTGCAAGAGGGCAGAACGAAGCAGAGGCCTTACAGGAGAAAGAAGGCTGCTTTTTTAGAGAATGGCGGTTCGAGCAACAACAATGGGTTGATTGGTACAGACATGGACAACAATTTGGTCCCCGTGGCGATTAGCAGCGTGAAGAACATTGTGCACCCAGCTTCTAAAGATAGGGAGAACGCCGTTCACATGGCGGTTGGACGGTTTCTGTTCGGTATCGGAGCTGATTTCGATGCGGTTAACTCTGCTAATCTCCAGCCGATGATCGATGCCATTGCCTCCGGAGGGTATGGAGTGTCTGCACCAACGCACGGTGACCTTCGAGGTTGGATACTGAAGAGTTGTGTAGAGGAAACAACTAGAGAAGTTGAAGAGTGCAAAGCGATGTGGAAGAGGACAGGCTGTTCCGTTCTTGTCGAGGAGTTGAGCTCTGATCATAATGGCCTTAAAGTGCTTAACTTTTTGGTTTACTGTCCTGAAAAGACAGTCTTCCTGAAATCAGTGGACGCGTCTGAGATACTATCTTGTCCTGATAAGCTGTTTGAGCGGCTAAGGGAAGTGGTTGAAGAAGTTGGCAGTACACACGTCGTTCAAGTGATTACAAAATCCGAAGATCACTACGCTGCTGCTGGGAAGAAGCTGATGGTTGAGTATGGATCTCTGTATTGGGTTCCTTGCGCTGCACATTGCTTAGATAACATGCTTGAGGAGTTCGGGAAGCTTGGCTGGATAAGCGAAACTATAGAACGTGCTCGAGCCATCACAAGGTTCATCTACAACCGTAGTGATGTTTTGAATATTATGCGGAAGTTCACTTGCGGCAATGATATAGTGGACCCGTTGTTCAGCGCTTCCGCCACTTGTTTCGCTACGTTGGGTAGAATAGCTGAGCTCAAGGCCAATCTGCAGGCGATGGTTACTTCACCAGAGTGGAACGAAAGTGTGCATTTGAATGAAGCAAGCGGATTGGCTATGACTGCTACCATCGATGATGAGGCCTTCTGGAAGGCGATAGCTATGGTGAACGATTTGGTGGGTCCTCTTCTGCGGGTTTTGAAAATAGCTTGCTCTGAGAAGAGGCCTGGGATGGGGTATGTCTACGCAGCACTGTACCGAGCGAAGGAAGCGATCAAGAGAGATCTGGTTAACAAGGAGGATTACATGGTGTACTGGAGGACTATAGATCAGTGGTGGGAGCAGCAACAACATGTTCAGTTGTATGGTGCTGGTTTCTTTCTCAACCCCAAGTTCTTCTACACCGCCAGTGAAGAGATGCGTGGCGAGATGGTTCAGTTTCTGGTCGACTGCATCGAGAGGTTGGTTCCTGATAAGGATATTCAAGATAAGTTCGGCAAGGAGTTGAACTCTTACAAGAATGCTCTTGGAGTTTTTGGAAGGAACTTGGCTATCAGAGCTAGGGACACAATGCTTCCTG CTGAGTGGTGGTCTACATATGGAGAAAGCTGCTTGAACCTCTCACGTTTTGCAATACGCATTCTCAGTCAGACGTGTAGCTCATCAGTTGGATGCAGGAGAAACCTGATACCGGTTGATCAAATATACCAGTCAAAGAACTCCATTGAGCAAAAACGGCTCAGTGATCTTGTGTTTGTTCAGTACAACATGCGCCTCAAACAGCT GGAATCTGAAAGCGGAGATGAGACATTAGACCCGTTATCACACAGCAGGATGGATGTTCTTAAAGAATGGGTTTCGAGAGACGAAGCTTGTGTTGAGGAGAATGGAAACTCGGACTGGAAGTCACTCGAGTCTGTTAAGAGGTCGCTTGTACCAACGATGGATGAAACTGATAACTTGGGATCAG GTTTCGATGATCCAGAGATATTCAAGGTGGAAAAAGAAGTGAGAGATGAAGGCTACTTCACAAACACATCAGAGAAGGCATTCACGTGA
- the LOC103871435 gene encoding uncharacterized protein LOC103871435 — translation MEKLIENHQFATHAIAASASVSLGTALAYPLDTIKTIIQVGSGPSKKLSPSQVVNRVFRFSGYSGLYSGLGWLTLGRISGVGARFGVYEILTAFYKDGRRDNYVQVSEAVLAGMVGGAAETVMTSPFELIKVRQQVTAASRAPNAAAAAETAPVISPMINKLLRRYALDMKSLTQTVNLLSVLNHKHPNMTAALQEYPWMMTGTGNPPSAMDVKRPLDVASLEGVRALWRNLRSGLIRDCLYGGVFFGTWQFLHEAMIGWKAVGMNPLPSSEEEVGPLSPVAVSIAAGFSGAIAAAASHSFDTARTRAQCVILPKYTAKERKFLKWNKPGKRLERWTGIHPTDRNLLFRGIGIRMARSSVASTIIVGSYYLAVDLLVPK, via the exons ATGGAAAAGCTTATTGAGAACCATCAGTTTGCGACGCATGCTATCGCCGCATCGGCCTCTGTCTCGCTAGGAACTGCGCTCGCTTACCCTCTAGATACCATCAAAACCATTATCcag GTTGGTTCAGGACCCAGTAAGAAACTAAGCCCATCTCAAGTCGTCAACAGAGTTTTCCGCTTCTCTGGCTATTCAG GTTTGTACAGTGGTCTTGGATGGTTAACTCTTGGAAGAATCTCAGGTGTTGGTGCAAGGTTCGGTGTCTATGAGATTCTCACGGCTTTTTATAAAG ATGGTCGACGTGATAACTATGTGCAAGTCAGTGAAGCTGTTCTGGCGGGGATGGTGGGAGGTGCAGCAGAAACAGTGATGACTTCTCCATTTGAGCTAATCAAAGTCCGACAACAAGTGACTGCTGCTTCACGGGCTCCAAACGCTGCAGCTGCTGCAGAAACCGCACCGGTGATTTCACCAATGATCAACAAACTGCTAAGAAGATACGCTCTTGATATGAAGTCGTTGACACAAACCGTGAATCTGTTATCCGTGTTGAACCATAAACACCCAAACATGACAGCCGCTTTGCAAGAGTACCCATGGATGATGACTGGAACAGGTAATCCACCATCAGCCATGGATGTTAAGAGACCGCTAGATGTTGCATCACTTGAAGGAGTGAGAGCGTTATGGAGAAATCTTCGTTCAGGTCTTATAAGAGATTGTCTTTACGGAGGAGTGTTTTTCGGAACATGGCAGTTTCTTCACGAGGCAATGATCGGTTGGAAAGCAGTCGGAATGAATCCTCTCCCCAG TTCTGAAGAAGAAGTCGGACCTTTATCTCCCGTAGCTGTTAGCATTGCTGCTGGATTTTCTGGTGCCATTGCAGCTGCAGCATCTCATAGCTTTGACACAGCAAGAACACGTGCACAGTGTGTAATACTGCCAAAG TATACAGCAAAAGAGAGGAAGTTTCTGAAATGGAATAAACCTGGAAAGAGATTGGAGAGATGGACAGGAATCCATCCTACAGACAGAAACTTATTGTTCCGGGGAATTGGGATTAGGATGGCAAGAAGCTCTGTTGCATCGACCATTATCGTCGGAAGCTATTACTTAGCTGTCGATTTATTGGTACCAAAGTGA